GGAAAAAGCCGTCATATCGCGAATTACCCAAGTTAAAAATAAAAAGATTCAGGCGTGCGCGAGTCAAACCTGTGTAGATGAGTTCATCAGTTGCAAATTCGTGTTCGGTATCATTCTCTCCTCAATTATAAGAAACAATGAACGTGCTTCCCATCCCTTGAAGCTATGGATTGTGGAAAGCTTTACCGTGCCCGTACCCATCCAAAAGTGATTCTTTCTATTCCTACGAATCTTCTCCAATTCTTCCTGAAGTTTTTCAGCCTGCTTCCCGATTTTGCGCGACAACTGTTCGTATTGTTCTCGCGTTTCAAAGGTTGTTGTCGTTTTTTCATGCAATTCGTGTCTAAATCGGAAATCGATTTCTCTAAGAACCTCAACTCGGGGTGAGACGATGGCTACATCCGATGGATGAATTGTTCGGTTACGAATTATCTCGTATATCCTAGCAAACACCTTGCCCGCCGACGGGTCCACAAAGTGGTGGTACTGAATTAGAACTGGCTGAAAATCTAGCGACAATTGTGGAGCAGCGAACTCGTCAAGGGCATACTTTTCCCTGAAGAAACAGATCTGGAACTGCTCTGCTAGGTTCGCAATTTCGCCTTGTAGGCGGATTGGCGCATTTAGGCTCCGGTTCCATCTGCCCGGCACGCTCTTGACCACAGGCTCTCGGTTCTCATCCAATGGTCTGCCATAGATGTTTTGCTTATCATCACCAAAGACGACAAACTCCGCGTCAGGAGCTAAGAAGTAGCGAGTTATTACTTCATACCACTCTGTTTTGTAATCCTGCCCTTCATCGATGAAAACAGCGCGGTAACACTTGGTCTCGTCGCGCACCGCTTCAAAGAACCGAGGATTGTCGAGGTCCGAAAGTCGCACAATTTCCAAATTGTGGTTATTCGCCATAAACTTGAAGAACTGATGGTAATTTGTGATAATGAAATTTTTCCAATCAAAGTTCTCGCTTACCAGACTAATCTGATCGTGCAGATAGTTCTTCAGGGTGAGATTGAAAGTTAAGATCAAGACAGGCTCTCCGGTTCTTTTATGAGCATTCACAGCACGCCGTGCACGCACGAAACTTTTTCCACTTCCTGCAACACCTTTTACTTTTTGTCTGACACCCCCGCGGCTGACGGTCAGAACTTCTTGCTCCCGAGTAAGCGTCGGTTCCTTTCCTTGATCTGCTCGATGCACGGGAGGTAAGAGGTACCGCTTAAAGCTTTCGTACAGGTCGGAAGTGAACAATACAGAGGAGCGATCGAGGTGACACTGTCTAATTAGCTTCCGAAGCCGCTCCACAGTTAGCGAGTCATAACCCAACAAGTGGAAACGCTCGATAAACCTCTTGTATTCGTCGTATTCGGGTTTGCTGCTGTTAGGGGCACTGAACAAGAACTTCCTCAACTCATCTTCAGAAGCCCTATGGAAATAGACGGCGCAAGACACTATCCCGAAGTATCGTGGGTCTGATATCTTTATCTAACAACGACTCAATATGTAAGTCGAAAAGGTTCTCTTTGTATTCGAGCACTTGTTCAAGGGGAGATTTTATAGGAGCTTTTTTTTCTTTCAACCTCCATCTATTTTTATCATCAATATAATAGCTCTGCAGTAGCCAGTCTTTCACCTTGGTAATTAGTACTCCGCTTCCTTTGCGCATTACGATTACGTCAGGGTTATCACCGTTGAGACAGGGCTGAAAGAAAATCTCATAACTATCGTCGAGATGTTGAGCTAGAAACTGAACAAGACGCCACTCGCCTTCAGTAGGCGCCGGCCTCAGTATCTTGATGTCCTCCACGTTCGGATATAGCACAGCCATCTTAACCACCTCGGTAATTGTGCGCCAAATGGTACCGTATACCCTGACCTCGCCCCAAACAATACGTTCGCCACACGCAAATACTAACAGCCCAACGTCCTCACATCGCCGGACGCAGCATCGTGTAGAACCCTGCTTCCGTCGATTGTCTTCCGTCCATACGAGCATCATATGAGAGCTGTAATCGGCGACTCCAGCAGCTGCTTCACCCGCTGCAAGAATCGGGATGCTGGGGCGCCGTCCAGCACGCGATGGTCAAAGGTGAGACACAGGTTCATCAGGTGTCGAGCAACGACCTGTCCCTCACGGATAGCAGGCTTTTCCGCGATGCGCCCCACCCCCAGGATGCCTGTCTGCCCGGGCACCAGCACAGGGTTGAATATCTCTACGTCGTACGCGCCCAGATTGGTGATGGTAAATGTACCGCCGGAAAGGTCATCAGGGGTGCTTTTGCCCGCGCGGGCACGGTCTGCCAGTTCGCGTAACTCGCGGGAGATTTCGCCCAGCGTCTTGCGGTCGGCGTTTTTCAGCACAGGGACCAGCAATCCGTCCTCCACCGCCACCGCCACGCCCACGTTGATGTCGGCGTGAATCAGAATCTGGTCGTCCTGCAGGGTGGCGTTCATCATCGGATGCTCGCGCAGGGCACGGGCAGCCGCCTTTACGATGAGGTCGGTATAGGTCAGGCGGGTGCCGTATGCCTTCTCCACCTCGGGCAGCAGCTGCTCGCGCAGGTTCACACAATCGGTCATATCGACTTCTACCACCAGCGTCACCGGCGGCGCAGAGAAGAACCCTTTCGCCACGTTCTCCGCCACCAGCTTGCGAAGCCCTGTCAGTTTGATGGCTTGTGCGCCTGCAGGCGGCGCGGGCGGCGCGACAGGAGGAGGTGGTGTCGGCGCGACGGAGGGCGCGGTAGCGCGAAGCACATCTTCTTTCGTCACCCGTCCGCCTACTCCCGTACCTGCGACCGCTGCCACATCGACGCCCGCTTCTGCGGCGACTTTCTCTGCCAGTGGCGTCACACGCGGCTTTGCAGACATCAGCTCCTGCCAGACGCTTTCCACATCGCGCTCCAGAATGCGCCCTTGGGGTCCGCTGCCACGGCCAGCCAGTGATGTCAGGGGCACGCCCTTCTCCTGTGCCAGACGCCGTGCTCGGGGGCTGATGAACAGGCGTTCCCTGGCAGCTGCCGTCGCCGGGGTTTCCGCAAAGGGTGCTGCCCTGGCAGGCTCTGGTGCTTCCGACCGTGCGGCAGCGGGCTGCGGTTCGCTCGTTGCGCTGGTTGTCAACAAAGAGGAGATATCTTCGTCGGGTGTCTTGCTGATAATGGCAATGGGCGCGTTGACAGGAACGGTTTCTCCTTCTGTCGCCAGAATCTTGCGCAGGTAGCCTTCGAAAGTAGCGTCCACTTCCAGATTGGCTTTATCGGTCATCACCTCGGCGATGATATCGCCGCGGCGGATGTAATCCCCTTCCGCTTTCAGCCACTTTGTGATGGTGCCTTCCTCCATCGTTTGCCCGAGCATGGGCAGGTTGAAATATTCCGCCATCTTCCCCTCCTATTGCGTGCGGTACACTCGCAGGTGGTCAATGCCAAACCATCCCGTGTCGCCCACAGGCAGGTTTTCTACTTCTATGCGTAACTCTTGGACATCGGACAGTAAAACCCCTGCTCGCCACTCCACGTTCACCCACAAACCCGGGCGCAAAGTGACCGGTTGGGGCAAATAATGCTTTTGCCCCTGACTATCCACCAGCGCCAGGGTGGCGCGACAGGTTGTGCTCACCCGCGCTGGCAGGAAAATATCCACCGCCAGCGTATCCCCGAAGCGCGACCAGTCGCTGGACTCGGGGGACAGCCGCACCGCGAGGGCAGGTTCGTACTCCAGAGAACGGTTCATCACCTTCAACCAGTATGCTCCCTGACTCGCACCGCCGCGCACGCGCTGAAGGATGGTAGCAGTGGTCTCGCCCCGCCAGCCGCCCGCTGCGATTTCAAAATCGCTCAACACGTAGGTCGCCCCCACAGGTTTCGTAATGACAGCACTCGTCTCCGAAGCGGATACCGGCGCAGCCTCTGATTGGGGGACGATACCCCAATCCGCCAAATAGCGCCGCCACTGTCCGTCGCTCCCACTCAGCACAACCCACGCCCCCACAGCCAGCAGCACGACGGCAGCGGATGCCGTAGCAGCTATCCAGCCCCACCCTCGCTTGCGCGGCGGGACAGGAACCTCTTCTGGCGGCGTGGTAATAACCGTTTTCTCTACCTCTGGTTTGGACGGCTGCGGACGCGCGTGGAAGATATCTGCCTCGCCCTGCGCACCCGAGGTGAGCATCGCCAACCCCAGGTCCTCGGCGAACGCACGGGCGGACTGATAGCGTTTGGCAGGCTCCTTCTCCATCGCTCTGCGCAGCACGCGCTCCACCGCGGGAGACAGTTCTTCCGCCGGGGCAGGCTGTTCGTAGATAATCTTGTGCATCACCGCGGTAATGGTGCTGGCGTCAAACGGCTTGGAACCCGTGAGCAGCTCGTAAGTGGTTACACCCAGCGAAAATACATCCGAACGTCCGTCGATCTCATCACCGACAATCTGTTCTGGCGACATATAGGCGGGTGAACCCACCATGATTCCCGCCTGCGTGCGCACCAGGTCGTTTGCCAGCCGCGCGATGCCGAAATCGGTCAGCTTGACAATACCGTCTTCCAGCAGGGCGATGTTGTCGGGCTTGACATCGCGATGGATGACACCTCGTGCGTGCGCGTAGTCCAGCGCGCTGGCGACCTGTTTCACGATGTTCAATACACGGTCCGGCGGGAGTTTACCCTCCTCGTTCAGCACCTCTCGCGCTGTTTTGCCGTGCATGAACTCCATCGCGATATAGTGCATCCCATTCGCGCTGCCCACCTCGTAGATGGTAACGATGTTGGGGTGCGAGAGCTTGCCCGCCGAACGCGCCTC
The Bacillota bacterium genome window above contains:
- a CDS encoding AAA family ATPase, which encodes MFSAPNSSKPEYDEYKRFIERFHLLGYDSLTVERLRKLIRQCHLDRSSVLFTSDLYESFKRYLLPPVHRADQGKEPTLTREQEVLTVSRGGVRQKVKGVAGSGKSFVRARRAVNAHKRTGEPVLILTFNLTLKNYLHDQISLVSENFDWKNFIITNYHQFFKFMANNHNLEIVRLSDLDNPRFFEAVRDETKCYRAVFIDEGQDYKTEWYEVITRYFLAPDAEFVVFGDDKQNIYGRPLDENREPVVKSVPGRWNRSLNAPIRLQGEIANLAEQFQICFFREKYALDEFAAPQLSLDFQPVLIQYHHFVDPSAGKVFARIYEIIRNRTIHPSDVAIVSPRVEVLREIDFRFRHELHEKTTTTFETREQYEQLSRKIGKQAEKLQEELEKIRRNRKNHFWMGTGTVKLSTIHSFKGWEARSLFLIIEERMIPNTNLQLMNSSTQV
- a CDS encoding NERD domain-containing protein, which produces MAVLYPNVEDIKILRPAPTEGEWRLVQFLAQHLDDSYEIFFQPCLNGDNPDVIVMRKGSGVLITKVKDWLLQSYYIDDKNRWRLKEKKAPIKSPLEQVLEYKENLFDLHIESLLDKDIRPTILRDSVLRRLFP
- a CDS encoding 2-oxo acid dehydrogenase subunit E2; its protein translation is MAEYFNLPMLGQTMEEGTITKWLKAEGDYIRRGDIIAEVMTDKANLEVDATFEGYLRKILATEGETVPVNAPIAIISKTPDEDISSLLTTSATSEPQPAAARSEAPEPARAAPFAETPATAAARERLFISPRARRLAQEKGVPLTSLAGRGSGPQGRILERDVESVWQELMSAKPRVTPLAEKVAAEAGVDVAAVAGTGVGGRVTKEDVLRATAPSVAPTPPPPVAPPAPPAGAQAIKLTGLRKLVAENVAKGFFSAPPVTLVVEVDMTDCVNLREQLLPEVEKAYGTRLTYTDLIVKAAARALREHPMMNATLQDDQILIHADINVGVAVAVEDGLLVPVLKNADRKTLGEISRELRELADRARAGKSTPDDLSGGTFTITNLGAYDVEIFNPVLVPGQTGILGVGRIAEKPAIREGQVVARHLMNLCLTFDHRVLDGAPASRFLQRVKQLLESPITALI
- a CDS encoding serine/threonine protein kinase, with protein sequence MIGTHIGKYRIVRQLGVGGMAHVYEAQDETIGRTVALKVLVLPSIISESERLDMVRRFEREARSAGKLSHPNIVTIYEVGSANGMHYIAMEFMHGKTAREVLNEEGKLPPDRVLNIVKQVASALDYAHARGVIHRDVKPDNIALLEDGIVKLTDFGIARLANDLVRTQAGIMVGSPAYMSPEQIVGDEIDGRSDVFSLGVTTYELLTGSKPFDASTITAVMHKIIYEQPAPAEELSPAVERVLRRAMEKEPAKRYQSARAFAEDLGLAMLTSGAQGEADIFHARPQPSKPEVEKTVITTPPEEVPVPPRKRGWGWIAATASAAVVLLAVGAWVVLSGSDGQWRRYLADWGIVPQSEAAPVSASETSAVITKPVGATYVLSDFEIAAGGWRGETTATILQRVRGGASQGAYWLKVMNRSLEYEPALAVRLSPESSDWSRFGDTLAVDIFLPARVSTTCRATLALVDSQGQKHYLPQPVTLRPGLWVNVEWRAGVLLSDVQELRIEVENLPVGDTGWFGIDHLRVYRTQ